CAAGCTTACGCAGCGCCGCCGCGTCAAAAGTGACGGCGGCCGGGCGCCAATCCGCAGCCTTCTGGCTGCCGTACGTTTCGCCGGTCGTCGCGCGCCACTCCTGCTTCGCGCCGCGGGCACGATCGGCTGCTTCCTTCTGCGCCGCCTCGAAGCCCGCGCGCAGCATCGGCGTGATCGCCTCGAGCTGGGCGTCGACGGCGAGCGGGATCACGCGCGCCGGGGACGTCAGCTTGTCGACCAGCCGCTCGCGGATTTGCTGCGCGCCGATCTTCACGCTCATCAGCTCATACAGGAACGCGCGGCGCGCGGCTGCGTCGAGTTGCGCGAACCGCTGCGCGTCGAGCACGAGCGGCAGGCGCGGATCCTCAGCGAGCTCGCGCTTCACCTTCCCGACGGGCAGCATGATGCTGTTCGCCTGCTCGCCGCACGCGACCACAATCTGGCCGGCCTCCGAACCCTCGGTGACGAGCGAGCCGTATTCCTTCTTCAGCGCGACGCGCACGGTGTCGCCCGTGAGGGCCATGCGCACGGCTTCCTGCAGGCTGCTCTTGCCGGCACCGTTCGGGCCGGCGAAGAGCGCGACAGGTTTCGACAGCCGCAGGTCCGCGGCGTGGATCCCGAGCACTTTCGAGACGTAGATGTCGGTGATCTTCATGACTCGTTCCGGTTAGTCGGCGTTGATCGGGCCGCGTGCGCGGCGCGCCGCACCAGCGCGCGGCTGTTGCTGAACTTGTTCGGCAGCTGCCGCGATGGCGCGCATGCGCGCCGATGCTGCCGCGTTCAGGTCGGCCTTCGCGGCTTCGTCCTGCACGCCGGCGATAGCGCTGCGGGCGAGGTCGAGATCTTCGGCGGTCGCGGCGGACTCGATGTCCTCGCGGATGCCGCGCACCAGGCCGTCGGCGTCGAACGTGAACCCCTCCTGTCCGCGATCGTCGCGCGGTTCACGGTGGTTGTCGGCGGGGCCCGCATCATCCGGGTGCGGCTCGCTCGCTGAGCCGGATTCTGCCGGTTGGGCTGCGCCGTGCGGAACCTCGTCGGCCGGCTGCGCGCGGCCTGCGCGCAGCTCGTCGAGCGTCGCGCGGTTCATCGAGTAGGTGCCGTCGTCATGCACGTCGACTATGTCGGCGGCTTCCTCGACAGTCGTGAGACCCATCAGCAGCTCGGGCGCGTACAGCTTCCCGAAGAACGACGCGCTGCGGTACCGGAGCATCACTTCGGGCATCGTCTGCCATTTGCTGCCGTTCTTCGTGTACCAGCCTTCCTTCACCGCCAGTTCGATCGACACTGGCGGCGATTCGAGGCGCGTGTCGGTCCCGCGCTCGAGCGCCCATGCGATGCACTCGATGTCTTCGATCTCGACGTCCTGCCGCTTCTCGGTGCGAGTACGGTTGCCGGTCGGCCCGCTCCATTCGAACGTCACGTACGGCACAGTCTTGCGTCCGAGCCTGCGGATGTCGAATCGCAGCGGCGAGAAGCGGCCGCAACCGTTCACTGCCGCGATGATCCACTGCGACGACCATGACGGCCGGCCCTCGACGATGTACAGGTTCTGCATCACCATCAGCGGGTCGGCGCCCATGCGCTGGGCCATGTTCAGCGCGACGACAGCGTTCGCGAGCGCGTTTGGGTTCTCGCGCGATTCGGTGACCTCGCCGTAGCGGTTGGTCTTCTCGATCACCTTGCGGTATGCGGCGGGCACGAGCGTCGAAGATGCAAGCAGGTTCGCCGCGCGCTGCATCAGCTCGAACGACTGCAGCGAGCCGAAGCCGGGTGCGACGGCGGGCAGATTGGCCTCGCGCGGAAGCGGCGAGCGGACGGATTCCAGGGTGGTGGGCGTGGACATGAGGATCTCGCGAGTTAATCGTGGAACTGGCAGGTGCCGTAGCGCGGGCAGTACTTCTTGTCGCACAGCAGCGATTTCGGATTGGGGTAGAAGCGGCCGGACCGAAACATGTCCGCGGCGAACTGGATCAGCCCCGGCGTTTCCTCGGTGCCGATCATCACGCGCTTCGAGTTCGCGATCGGCGATGCCGCGACCTCGGGCGTGCCCTTCGTCTTGAGGCCGATGATTTCGGACGTGTCGCCGATCTGGTCGCCGGTCGTGTGCTCGTACAGAAGCTCGTACGTGCCGATCTGCGGTCCGTGCCCCTTCGTGACGGCTGCGCCTTTCTGGACGGCGGACGAGCCGCTCTTCAGGTCCGCGATGCCGACGCCGGCCGCCGAGCGGCGCACGCGCGCGCGGTCCATGGTGCCGGTGAGACGCACGACGATGCCGCCGCCGCAGTCGATCTCGAGCGGCTTCGTTTCCATTTCGACGGCGATGAAGTCGTAGCGCGGCGCGACCTCGAGGCAGTACTTCGTCGTCAGCGACAGGCCGATGCGCTCGGCGTCGGACATACTCAGGTCGTCGCGCTCCGGATCGAATTCGTTCTCCGGGTCGCGCAGCTTGTCGACGAACGCGCTGGCCGCATCGTCAACCGTGAGGCCCGATCCGTTGACGCGCGCCTGGTCGAAAACGGCGGTGCCGGCGTGAATCGCGGTGCCGAGCGCGGCGCGCAGGCCGACCACGTTGCGCATGTTCAGGAGGTGGATGCCTTCCCAGCGGTAGGCGCAGTCGAAGAGCGCGCCCCAGCTGGACGCGCGAACGGTATAGACGGAAGGGTTCACAGGATTCCCCAATGCTTGATGATGCTGTCGACCGCGACAGCGAGAATGGCGACCGCGACGAGGATCGCGACGACGAGGGCGCGCGCGGCGCGCGGGTGCCGGCGCTCGAAGAGGTCGGCGTGATCGGTGAAGCGGCTCATGCGGGTCTCGTGAAGAAAGCGGCAACGGCAGAGCCGTCCGCGTTGAGCCGGGCGAGCACGAGCGTGCACACGGCGGCGATCGTGATCGCGACGAGGTAACCGGCTATGGGATTCCACTCGTACAACCGGTCGAGCAACTCGCAGAGGTGGTTGATCACGGTCATCCGAGGCTCCGCAGGTAGGGGCCAGCGAGATCCGCGCCGAACCAGAGCGCGCCGATCACGACGCCGTATGCGATCGCCCATGCCGCGCCTTCGAGCGCGTAGCGCACCCGTGATACAGGTGATTGCCTGTAATCGCGCAATACAGGCGATAGGCTGTTGATCGGGGTGCGCATCACTCGTCCTCCCCACAGGCGCGGAAGTGCCGGACGGTTGTGGTCTGCGTCGGCAAACCGTTTTTCGCAAGCTCGAGTGCTTCACGCAGGCGCGTCGTGCGACAGTCCGTACGTCCGCATTCGCAGAAGAGGTTCAGTTCGCGGAGCACTTCCTCGAAGTCATGTGCGACAACGAGCAGCCGTGGCGCAGCAGCGAAAAGCCTTGCGTACTCCCTCCCGTGCGGGTGAACCGAGCAGTCCGCAACCTGGTGGGTGGTGTCGCCGCGCCGAGCGCTGACGAATGGCCCGTATGCTTCGAGCTCGAGCACTTCCGTGGTCGCCTTCATGCCGCACCTCGTGCGCGGAGCATGGCGTCGGCGATTCGATATACGCCCTTCGCAAGGATGTCGGCGTCTTGCGCGGCTTGAAGCGTAACGTTCGAATCGGCGAGAGTGCCGGCCAGAGCCTTCGCCGCGAAGTAGTCGCGCAACGTCATGCCGGGCTTGCCTTGGTAGACGTTGCATTCGCCGGGCACTTCCGGGAACGCCGGCCCGCCGTCGTTGATTTCGTTCATGTGGTCCCTCGGTGTGGCGTGGGTGCCCGCGGCGCGGGCGCGGTTGGTCAGACCTTTTGCTCCTTGACAGCGCATCGCGGCAGAAAGCAGTGTTCGAGCTTTCCGGTGCGCCGGTTGATGTGCCGCCGGATACCGCCGACGTCGTGCGCGAGCGTCAAATCGTCGGCAGCGTTGAGGCGTTCCCAGTCCATCGGGCAGCCGTTCACGTGACACGCGACCAGGTCCATGTCGAGCTCGAGCGAATCGACTGCCGGCAGCCCTTTTGCCGCGAGCAAGGTTTGGTAGCGTGCCGCGACCAGGCGAATCGCCGCGCTGACCTCGCGCGAAACTTCGAACGAAACTGTGTTCATCGTCTTTTCCTGTAATGAGGCGGTTGTTTAGTCGTCGTGCGCGCGACGAATGGTGTGGTCGGTGCAGCGGGAGAATCCGGCGTTGCCCGGGCCGAAGCTGCGGCCGCAGCCCGAGCAGTAGACGTTCGCGAAACGCGGCGCGGCGGCGGCGAGATCTGCGTCGGCGATCCGCTGCGCGATTTCAGCGTCGAGGGCTGCCTTGCAGACGTTCCAGACCTCGTACACGTCCTCGATCTGGCCGCGGCGCAGTGCGGCGTCGAGCACGGCGATCTGTTCCGTCGAGAACGGCAGCACGTCGAACGTGACGCCGTCGGCGATCGCTTCGTTGCGCTCGTCGCGCGCCAGCGCTTCGTCGTCCGCCGCAGCCTGCAGCTGTTCGGCGTGTCGGTCGATCAGCGCGGGCAGGGCGCGCACGTTGCCGTGGTGGAGTCGAGGAATGTGCATCGCACCCTCCGCATGAAAGTAGGATTACTAACTGAATTGAAGTCTTGAACAGCGAAACTGCGTGCTACGTGCAGTGCTCACCGGCGACGCCTCGAGAGTACGAACCGCCGCCGGTCAGAACTGCATCGCTCGCGCGCCCGGCTACTCCCGGCCGTGCCGGCTCCGGGCCGCGCGAGGTTTGTGCCGATTACAACGCCATCGGTCACGTGTTGCTGGCTGTCTTGTGTCAGGTCCCTTCAAGCCTGCAAGCGGTAGCCAAACTTCGGCCTAGCGCGCTGTGCCTGTCCTGACTCACGACGCAGATCGCGCCGGCCGGTTGCTCCGCGTGAGCGGTCCCGGCATACCTTCGATTGTTAGAGAGCGTTCCGCCTGGAGCGGTAGCGCGGCGATGGTGCCGCGTCGGAATGAATTATAACTAAGGTTATCGACGTGTCAACAACCAAAGTTATCGCGAGCGGCGGAAATTTGTAACAAGCCGGCGGGGGAGCCGTTTGTTAAGCGTCTGCTGACGGCAGTTGAAAGACTTCCGAAACTGCGGCTAAACTACTGTACATTCATACAGTGGTGTGGCAAACCGAAGACGAGGGCGGCCAGTGGAAGAAGAAACGAAGACACGCCTGCGTTGCAGGCCGGGGGACTTGGCGAAGGTGGTGACGAGCAGAAACCCAGCGCTGATCGGCACGATCGTGACGATTCAGCGGCTGCGGTCTGACGGTCGGTGGGATGTCCTGCTCGAACAGCCGGCGTTCGGCTTCACGGGGAGGATGAAGCGTCCGGTCGTGACGCGCGAGTTTTCATTTTGGGATGCGTCACTGAAGCCTCTTCCACAAGAGGCGCGGCGGGTCAGTCGCCGAACGGCCTGTCCTCGTCCTGAACAGGTGAATGATGAGGAGCTGACTGGGCTAGCAGCCCACTGATGTACGCCTCAACTTTGGCTCGGCCGATCTCGTCGAGCCGGTCATAGCCTGGCGGAACCGGCGGAGCGGCGTCGCCGAATTCGAGCCACTCCAGTGTGGTTTGCAGCGCGCGCGCGAGTGCGAACCCGTTCGTGGTCGTGGTGCTGCCGCCTCTTTCAACCTTGGCGATCGCCGGCTGCGATACGCCGACAAGCTCCGCGACGTGCTTCTGGGACAAGCCCAGTGCCTCGCGACGTTCCTTTGCCCGGCGCCCGAATTCAGGATTTTCCATAGCGGGCATCCTATAACCTTGGTTGTAAGCCGGCAAATAACCAAAGTTCTTGCGGATGAATAACTTTGGTTATAGTATTGCGGCATGAAACCGACCAATTGCTCCGTCCCGGCGCTGCAGCGCGCGATCGAGAAAGCCGGCTCCCAGTCGGCACTGGCTCGCCTGATCGGCAAGAAGCAGCCGCACATCCACAAATGGCTGCACTCGCCCAACGCGATGCGTCCTGAGAACTGCGTTCTCGTCGGGGCGGCCGTCGGGATCCCTTACCGCGACTTCCGGCCAGATGACTGGAGGCTGTTCTGGCCTGATCCGGCCGAGCCGACGCAGGAGGGGCAGTGAAGAACATCAACATTCTTTCTCGATAAGTACGGGGTGATCGTCATGTCAAGACGCGCCGAATTCCGAAACGAAGTGAAAACGCGCCTGCGCGATCGCGTCTACGACGCGCTCCAGTTCTACAAGCAGCTGCACGGTATCGACTCCGACTCCGCCGCGCTCAACCGCATTGCGGAGGTGGCGCTGTTCGGCGTTGTCGGCACTTTGCCCGTGCAGCTCGCGAGCGTCAGTGCCGATCTGGGACAGTCCGGCCCGAAGGTGAATGCATGACTGCTCGCCGCGTGGAGCAGGCTGTCCTGCTGCCGGTGGCCGAAGCAGCTGATCTGGCAATGCGAGCGGCGGCGGAAGGCGTCGCTATCACCGATTTCCTCGGCATCCAGGTGCTGCGCGGCGCGTACGGCGCCATGCACCCGCTCGTCATCGAATTCGAGATGCGGCCCAAAGTGGGACAAGGCGGGGCCGGTAGTGATGAGAAGGAGGGCGGCCCGTGCTAATGCATACGCGCGAGTCTGCGCCCGCACATGGATCACCAACTCCCGAACCTAGCATCGAAGATCGTGGCATCAATCGCGCTGGTCTGGTCAGTGCATATCCGAATGGCATTCTTGAGCAACGCTACCGCTTCTGTGAGGCGGTCTCGGGCGTTGGACAAGAGATCGCCCTGATACTTCGCTTCGATGTCGACATGCATCGCTCTCAGTTCCGCTTTCGTATCATGGTCGAGGTATTCGGAGACCTCGACTGGCGTTATGTCGTTGACGAATTGTGCGTGTCTGGCACAGATTTCGTGAAGATCAGCCATGGCGGCGCGCATCCTGCCCTGTGCGGCTTCGATTTGCATTGCGCAGTTGTCGGGGAGTGCCACCATGCTTCGAATCTCGTCGAAATTCAGATAAGGAATTCCTTCAAGGCTTTCTGCCGCCCGCTTGGCTGCCTCGGTGCGTTCTCCCAGGGACTCCATGGTTTGCTCGCTTCCCTCTTCGAGCTTGTTCGCTGCGAATTTGACGGCAACGTATGCAGTTCCAGTCTTCCAAAGTGCGCTTTCAAGTTTCGGGACAGCGCCGGCTGCGGAAAGCTTGGCTCGAATGGCATCGTCGTTTTTCTGCTGCCTGCGCTGATCTTTCGAAATCCACAGCGCGATGCCGGCTGCTCCAAACGTGCCGATCGCAACCAGTGCATTAACGGGTACGCCGACGGCGGTCCAGAAATCTTTCGGTTCGACGTTCGCGCGGAATATAGCAATGAAGACGCACGTGACGGCCAAAAAGCCAATAGCGATCAACAGTGCCACGAATGCAAGGTGAGCGATTTTCCACGCGCGTTTCATGATTTCCCCGATGTTTGTTTTGGCGCGATCGTAGCACGGCCGGCGGAGGCTGCATGAACGATCTCCCGAATCCTCTCACCGCCGCGGACTGCGACCTGCGCGACTTCCCGTTCATGCCGCTCGACGTCGTGCGCCTGCGCGACAGCGACATCGCTGCGCTGTCGACGGCCGACGAATTTCGCGCCGCGGTGCTGCTCTGGTGCGCGGCGTGGCACCAGGTGCCGGCCGCATCGCTGCCCGACGACGATCGCGTGCTGGCGCAGCTGGCCGGGTACGGCCGCGTCGTCACTGAATGGAAGAAGGTGCGCGACGGCGCACTGCGCGGCTGGGTGAAGTGTGCCGACGGCCGGCTGTATCACCCCGTCGTCGCCGAGAAGGCGCGCGACGCGTGGGCCGCGAAGCACGAGCAGCGCTACAAGACCGAGTGCGCGCGCATCAAGAAGCACAACCAGCGCCACGGGACAGACATCGAATTCCCCACGTTCGAGGAATTTTTGTCCCCGGACTATCGCGATCCTGTCCCGAGGGACAAACGGAAAGTGTCCCCGGGGACAACAGGACAACGTCCCTCGGGACAAACAGGTGGTGTCCCCCCAACTGTCCCTCGGGAAACAGCATCCAAGGGACAGGGAGAGGGAGAAGTAAACCTAAAGACAAGCGGCGGCGGCACATCACAGGCAGTAGCGGGCGATGCGCCGAATGCCGCCGCCGCGTTCGTCGAGATCCTCCGCTCGAGCGGCGTCGGCTTTGCCGCGAATGACGAGCGAGTGCACGGTTGGCCGGCGCGCGGCGTCACGCCTGACGACCTGCTTGCAGCTGTCGCCACGGGGCGCAAGCGCCGCGAACGCGAGGGCAGCGGGCAACCGCTCAACGTCGGTCTGCTCGACCTGATCCTCGGCGACCTGCTGTCCGCGCGCACCGCGAAGCCCGCGACCGGGACGCGCACTGTCGGCGACTGGTGGCGCTCGTGGACCGGCATCGTCGAACACGGGAGAACGCTCGGGACAGAGCAGGGGACTGACGAGCAGCCGTTCGACTTCAAGCTGCGCGTGTTCAACGCAGCCGGTGACGGCCCGTGGTGGGACGACCACAACCGCGCGTTTCGCAATTCTGGCGGCCCCGTGGCGGCCGGCGCGATCCTGGAGAACGGTCGATGAGCCACGAGCAACAGTCCCTGATCGAGGCCCCCGCCGAGCGCATTGTGCGGTTCTTCGTACCCGGCAAACCGGTGGCAAAGGGCAGGCCGCGTTTCTCACGCCGCGGCGCTCACGTGCACGTGCATACGCCGGAGAGGACCGAGAGCTACGAGGGGCTCGTGAAATTCACCGCATACACGGCGATGCGCGGCAGTGTGCCCTTTGCCGGTCCCGTGCGACTGATCGTGCACATCGGCGTGCCGATCCCGGGCAGCTGGTCGCAGCGGCGTCAACGCGAGGCCGCAGCCGGCGCCATCGGCGCGACGAAGAAGCCGGACGCGGACAACGTTGTCAAGGCGTTGAAGGACGGCATGAACGGCGTGGTGTACGGGGACGACGGCCAGGTCGTCGACCTCTGGGTGTCGAAGCGCTACGCGACCACGCCGGGCGTGCGCATCGAAGCAATCGAACTGAACCTGCAGCGAGCATAGGGAGGGCCCTTTGAAAACGAAACCCACGAAAATCACCCTCGACACGGTGCTCTCGGTCATGAAGCCCGGGCAGCGTTACACGGCGCACGATCTCGCGCGCAGCTCCGGCGCACCGTTGTCGACCGTGCGGCATCTGCTCGCAAGCGACCGCGCGGCGACGCGCGTCGACATCAAGCGCGGCGAGCGGCGCGGCCAGATGTTCTCGCTGGCTGGCACGTGCGGCGGAAGCGGCTATGTGGACGCGCGCGTCCGCCCGGACTTCACGAGCCACCTCAACGGATATGCCTGCTGGCTGCGCAGCGTGCAGGCGCTCGCCATGACGACGCGGGGTGCTCGATGAGCGGATTCGAAAGCATCGAAGAGCGGCTCGACAACTGGGGGGCGACGGTGCGCTCGCCGCGGTTCAAGCCGGAGGTCTGCGCGCAGTGGGCGCGCCTGCACGTCGCGCTGCGCGACAAGGCGCTGGCCGAGATGAAGATCCCGCCCGAGCAGAAGGACGGCTGGCTCGTCGAGGCGGCGTGGTCGGCGATGCCGAACCACGTGGCGAAGTGGGTGCTGAAGTACACGTACGTCTGGCGCATGGCGCCCGACCAAGTGCAGACACGCATGCGGAAGGCGCACGGCGCTGTGCTGCGCGGCCGGCGTTTCGAGCTGGTGCTCGCCGACGCGCACCGCGCAATCTCGCAGAGCATCGTGAAGCTCACCGCGGACTCGGTCATCAGAAAAATTGCGTCGACCGGTTGTAAACCGCCGGAATCTGTTCTATGATCCTCGACAGATTACTGATTCCGCCTCGCGCGTGAGCTTTTGCTTCCCGGTTGGGAGGCAGACGCACGAGCAGAGAAGCCCGCTAACGCGGGCTTTTTTTCTGCGAATATCATCTTCGATGAGCTGATGTATCGATGGGCTTTGGAATTCTCGATACATCGAACATCATCCCGGGAGCAAACAGCGCTTTCCAAAGCGTATTGCCATAGTGGTCAAGAAAGCGGTCGATAGTGGTCTCGTTTTGTAAGAGTCGAGCACGCCAGTCTTTTCGTGCCTTCTTGTACGCAAACTCAGACAAAGCACCAGCTTCTTCCATGCCAATGCTAAGCGACTCGAACGTGCTTATCCGAGAGAGAGCATCATCAGAGTAACGGCGAATATGCACATGGTTGCCGCGCGTCTTCTCAATACCTGCAAAGCTATCCTTGATTGCCTTAAATAAAGGCGATACAAGTGGCCGTGCTGTACCACGCGTCTCCGATTTAGATATGTTATTCTGAATTTCCTTTGTCAGGTTCGTCAGTCGAATGCGAAGTATATAGATTTCGTTGAGGTAGATTCCTATCTGATGGGATAGATAGCGACTCCGCTTTATTCTCGTTCCTGAATATGGGAATCGTGAGATATATACGCGCATGTCGCGAATGACCTCTAGGGTTTCACGGATTTCGATGAATTCATAAAAGATATCCATCAGGACTTGCTCAAGCTCTCCAAGCGGAGTCACTGGGTAATGGTCCCTAGGTTCGCCGCGCAGGAATGACATCATATTCTTGTTCGCGTTTTCGAGGTCAGCACCATTTGTGGCCGAGATGATATGTGCTGCCCAATCTATCATGCAGGTAGAAAAACGCTCGAACCCGGATTTCATAGCCACCTCAATGACGAGTCACAACATGTTGCACTGGACAGATCGTGATAGTGCCATATGCATTCGGCATGAATGTATTGCAGTTGTGACATGAACTAAAGGGCGTCGGAATGCCATCTGGCAAGCGTTTGGAAGTTGTGATCGCGACAGTCTTCGATCGACCGGTGCCTCCAGACTTACTCTTCGACGGCTCCAACTGGTTCCGCTACCTCGCTCCGGCCGACGGAGTGAACGACTGGGTTCACCACACGTTCCTGCGCGAGGGCGCGCCGCTGCACAACGAGGACCACGCGCACCTGGTCGACGCCGACGTCGCCTACCTCTGGGCGGCCGTCGAGAACGTGCGCCAGATGCGGCGCGTTGTCGGCCAGTGCGAAGAGGTGATGATCCGAGCCGGCGGCTGGCAGCGCGCCAGGCAGGAGCAGCAGCTTTGCGAATGGTTCGGCCGCGTGCCGGCGTTCCTGATCACGCTCGACGCGCACTACGCGCGCGAGTGCAGCGATCTCGAATGGTGCGCGCTGGTCGAGCATGAGCTGTATCACATTGGCCAGCGCACTGACGAGTTCGGAGCGCCGGCTTTCACGAAGGACGGCATGCCGAAGCTCGGCATCCGTCGGCACGACGTCGAGGAATTCGTCGGCATCGTCCGACGCTATGGCGCTGGCGGCGGCGCCGGCGACACCGCGAAGCTGATCGACGCCGCCCGCCGCGCGCCGGAAGTCGGCCACGCCGACATCGCGCGCGCCTGCGGCACCTGCATCCTGCGGGCCGCGTAACCGAACGTTTTCCCGCTATGGCAGCACTTCCCGACGCGATCAAGGTGTACATCGTCCAGTCGCTCGCATGCTTCGACACGATCTCGCGCGTCGCGAAGGCCGTGCGCGAGGAATTCGGCGTCGAGGTGTCGCCGCAGCAGTGCGAGCGGTACGACCCGACGAAGCGCGCCGGCTCGACGCTGAGCAAGAAGTACCGCGAGATCTTCGAGCGCACGCGCGAAGAATTCCTTTCCGACACGTCGCGCATCGGCATCGCCCATCGCGCGGTGCGCCTGCGCAAGCTCGCGAGCGCGGTCGACAAGGCCGAAGAGCGCGGCAACCTGCCCCTGATGGCGGCCCTGCTCGAGCAAGCCGCGAAGGAGGCCGGCGACGCGTTCACGAACCGTCACCGACTCGAGCACACGGGCAAAGGGGGCGGCCCGATCACCGCGATCTCCACTGTGACGAACGACCCACAGGAGGCGGCGAAGATCTACGCCACGCTGATGAACCCGTAGCATGCCCATCCCGTTCCCGTTCGACTTCCGCGCACCCGACTATGTGCAGGTGTTCGAATGGCGGGCGGAGCGGCTGAAACGCATCCGCGCGAACCCGGGCGTGCTGCCTGCGCTGCGCACGTTCTATCGCGACAACCCGGCCCAGTTCATCATCGACTGGGGCATGACGTTCGATCCGCGTAACGTCGAGCGGGGGCTGCCGGCCACGATCCCGTTCCTGCTGTTCCCGAAACAGGAGGAGTGGTGCCAGTGGTTCATGGAGCGCTGGAAGGCGCAGCAGCCGGGCATCACCGAGAAGACGCGCGACATGGGGATGTCGTGGTTGACCGTGGGGCTGGCGGATACGATCTGCCTGTTCCACGAGGGCGTCGCGGCCGGCTTCGGCTCGCGCAAGGAAGAGTACGTCGACAAGATCGGCTCGCCGAAGAGCCTCTTCTGGAAGGCCCGCGAGTTCCTCCGGTTGCTGCCCGCTGAGTTCCGCGGATCGTGGGACATCGGCGCGCACGCGCCGCACATGCGCATCATCTTCCCGGACACCGGGTCGGTGATCACTGGCGAGTCTGGCGACGGCATCGGCCGCGGCGACCGCGCCAGCTTCTACATCGTTGACGAGTCGGCGTTCCTCGAGCGGCCGCAGCTGGTCGACGCGTCGCTGTCGGCGACGACGAACTGCCGGCAGGACATCTCCACGCCGAACGGCATGGGGAACTCGTTCGCGCAACGCCGCCACAGCGGCAAGGTACGGGTCTTCACGTTCCACTGGCGCGACGACCCGCGCAAGGACGACGCCTGGTACGCGAAGCAGTGCGCCGAACTGGACCCCGTCGTCGTCGCGCAGGAAATCGACATCAATTATGCGGCGTCCGTCGAGGGCGTCGTAATTCCGTCCGC
The sequence above is a segment of the Burkholderia diffusa genome. Coding sequences within it:
- a CDS encoding RecB family exonuclease, with translation MNPSVYTVRASSWGALFDCAYRWEGIHLLNMRNVVGLRAALGTAIHAGTAVFDQARVNGSGLTVDDAASAFVDKLRDPENEFDPERDDLSMSDAERIGLSLTTKYCLEVAPRYDFIAVEMETKPLEIDCGGGIVVRLTGTMDRARVRRSAAGVGIADLKSGSSAVQKGAAVTKGHGPQIGTYELLYEHTTGDQIGDTSEIIGLKTKGTPEVAASPIANSKRVMIGTEETPGLIQFAADMFRSGRFYPNPKSLLCDKKYCPRYGTCQFHD
- a CDS encoding transcriptional regulator — encoded protein: MKPTNCSVPALQRAIEKAGSQSALARLIGKKQPHIHKWLHSPNAMRPENCVLVGAAVGIPYRDFRPDDWRLFWPDPAEPTQEGQ
- a CDS encoding helix-turn-helix transcriptional regulator, with the protein product MENPEFGRRAKERREALGLSQKHVAELVGVSQPAIAKVERGGSTTTTNGFALARALQTTLEWLEFGDAAPPVPPGYDRLDEIGRAKVEAYISGLLAQSAPHHSPVQDEDRPFGD
- a CDS encoding DUF1376 domain-containing protein, producing the protein MNDLPNPLTAADCDLRDFPFMPLDVVRLRDSDIAALSTADEFRAAVLLWCAAWHQVPAASLPDDDRVLAQLAGYGRVVTEWKKVRDGALRGWVKCADGRLYHPVVAEKARDAWAAKHEQRYKTECARIKKHNQRHGTDIEFPTFEEFLSPDYRDPVPRDKRKVSPGTTGQRPSGQTGGVPPTVPRETASKGQGEGEVNLKTSGGGTSQAVAGDAPNAAAAFVEILRSSGVGFAANDERVHGWPARGVTPDDLLAAVATGRKRREREGSGQPLNVGLLDLILGDLLSARTAKPATGTRTVGDWWRSWTGIVEHGRTLGTEQGTDEQPFDFKLRVFNAAGDGPWWDDHNRAFRNSGGPVAAGAILENGR
- a CDS encoding TerL protein, translated to MPIPFPFDFRAPDYVQVFEWRAERLKRIRANPGVLPALRTFYRDNPAQFIIDWGMTFDPRNVERGLPATIPFLLFPKQEEWCQWFMERWKAQQPGITEKTRDMGMSWLTVGLADTICLFHEGVAAGFGSRKEEYVDKIGSPKSLFWKAREFLRLLPAEFRGSWDIGAHAPHMRIIFPDTGSVITGESGDGIGRGDRASFYIVDESAFLERPQLVDASLSATTNCRQDISTPNGMGNSFAQRRHSGKVRVFTFHWRDDPRKDDAWYAKQCAELDPVVVAQEIDINYAASVEGVVIPSAWVQAAIGAHVKLGIEPSGMRRGGLDVADEGKDKNAFAGRYGFLLNFLRSWSGQGGDIYDTVEKTFGICDELGYESFDYDADGLGAGVRGDARVINEQRVAIGKRPINDEPFRGSGPVHDPEGEMVPERKNKDYFANLKAQSWWALRLRFQATYRAVVEGKPYNPDDIISIDPALDELSALTMELAQPTYTVNGVGKIVIDKAPDGTKSPNLADAVMIAYQPAGQVLDIWTRLAG
- a CDS encoding DUF2280 domain-containing protein; protein product: MAALPDAIKVYIVQSLACFDTISRVAKAVREEFGVEVSPQQCERYDPTKRAGSTLSKKYREIFERTREEFLSDTSRIGIAHRAVRLRKLASAVDKAEERGNLPLMAALLEQAAKEAGDAFTNRHRLEHTGKGGGPITAISTVTNDPQEAAKIYATLMNP
- a CDS encoding RusA family crossover junction endodeoxyribonuclease — its product is MSHEQQSLIEAPAERIVRFFVPGKPVAKGRPRFSRRGAHVHVHTPERTESYEGLVKFTAYTAMRGSVPFAGPVRLIVHIGVPIPGSWSQRRQREAAAGAIGATKKPDADNVVKALKDGMNGVVYGDDGQVVDLWVSKRYATTPGVRIEAIELNLQRA
- a CDS encoding recombinase RecT produces the protein MRQEVLPALRHLPVPRLTREILMSTPTTLESVRSPLPREANLPAVAPGFGSLQSFELMQRAANLLASSTLVPAAYRKVIEKTNRYGEVTESRENPNALANAVVALNMAQRMGADPLMVMQNLYIVEGRPSWSSQWIIAAVNGCGRFSPLRFDIRRLGRKTVPYVTFEWSGPTGNRTRTEKRQDVEIEDIECIAWALERGTDTRLESPPVSIELAVKEGWYTKNGSKWQTMPEVMLRYRSASFFGKLYAPELLMGLTTVEEAADIVDVHDDGTYSMNRATLDELRAGRAQPADEVPHGAAQPAESGSASEPHPDDAGPADNHREPRDDRGQEGFTFDADGLVRGIREDIESAATAEDLDLARSAIAGVQDEAAKADLNAAASARMRAIAAAAEQVQQQPRAGAARRARGPINAD
- a CDS encoding putative metallopeptidase gives rise to the protein MPSGKRLEVVIATVFDRPVPPDLLFDGSNWFRYLAPADGVNDWVHHTFLREGAPLHNEDHAHLVDADVAYLWAAVENVRQMRRVVGQCEEVMIRAGGWQRARQEQQLCEWFGRVPAFLITLDAHYARECSDLEWCALVEHELYHIGQRTDEFGAPAFTKDGMPKLGIRRHDVEEFVGIVRRYGAGGGAGDTAKLIDAARRAPEVGHADIARACGTCILRAA